In the Devosia sp. SL43 genome, one interval contains:
- the thrC gene encoding threonine synthase produces MQFVSTRGQAPVLGFSDAVLAGLASDGGLYVPQTWPQVSAAEIASFAGKPYADVAYAIISRFVGDEIAPAKLKQIIDDSYAVFRHPSVTPLIELEPGHFVLELFHGPTLAFKDVAMQFLSRVMDHILAERGLRATIVGATSGDTGSAAIEAFRGRDTTDIFILHPLGRTSPVQRLQMTTVLDANVHNIALEGTFDDCQNIVKAMFNNHRFRDSVRLSGVNSINWGRIVAQIVYYFTAAVSLGSPQRKVSFTVPTGNFGDIFAGYCAKAMGLPIDKLIIATNANDILRRTMDTGRYEMDGVAPTISPSMDIQISSNFERLLFEGADRDAGAVVRMMDGLKQSGGFALPDNALSVIRRDFAAGTTGEAETKATISMTHKAAGYLLDPHTAVGVNVARHQPHSGTPMITLGTAHPAKFPAAVKDASGVDPALPSWLADLYSREERLSVLANDQQAVEHFIAARTRAV; encoded by the coding sequence ATGCAGTTTGTCTCGACGCGCGGCCAGGCGCCGGTGCTTGGTTTCTCCGACGCAGTTCTCGCGGGTCTTGCGTCCGATGGTGGCCTCTACGTGCCCCAGACCTGGCCACAGGTCAGCGCCGCTGAAATCGCCAGCTTTGCCGGCAAACCCTATGCCGATGTCGCTTACGCCATCATCAGCCGCTTCGTCGGCGACGAGATCGCGCCGGCCAAGCTCAAACAGATCATCGATGATTCCTACGCGGTGTTCCGCCACCCGTCGGTAACGCCGCTGATCGAACTCGAGCCGGGCCATTTCGTGCTCGAGCTGTTCCATGGCCCGACGCTGGCGTTCAAGGACGTCGCCATGCAGTTCCTCAGCCGGGTGATGGACCACATCCTCGCCGAGCGTGGCCTGCGCGCTACCATCGTCGGCGCCACCTCGGGCGATACCGGATCGGCCGCCATCGAGGCGTTCCGCGGCCGCGATACGACCGACATCTTCATCCTGCACCCACTCGGCCGCACCTCTCCGGTGCAGCGCCTGCAGATGACGACAGTGCTCGACGCCAACGTGCACAATATCGCGCTCGAAGGCACGTTCGACGACTGCCAGAACATCGTCAAGGCGATGTTCAACAACCACCGCTTTCGCGACTCGGTGCGCCTCTCCGGTGTCAATTCGATCAACTGGGGCCGTATCGTCGCGCAGATCGTCTATTACTTCACGGCGGCGGTTTCGCTCGGCAGCCCGCAGCGCAAGGTGAGCTTCACCGTGCCGACGGGCAATTTCGGCGACATCTTTGCCGGCTATTGCGCCAAGGCGATGGGCCTGCCAATCGACAAGCTGATCATCGCCACCAATGCCAACGATATCCTGCGCCGCACCATGGACACCGGCCGCTACGAGATGGATGGCGTCGCTCCGACCATCAGCCCGTCCATGGATATCCAGATTTCGTCCAACTTCGAACGGCTGCTGTTCGAAGGCGCCGACCGCGATGCTGGTGCCGTTGTGCGCATGATGGACGGCCTCAAGCAGTCGGGCGGCTTTGCCTTGCCGGACAACGCGCTGTCAGTCATCCGCCGCGACTTCGCCGCCGGCACCACCGGCGAGGCCGAGACCAAGGCGACGATCTCCATGACCCACAAGGCGGCGGGCTATCTGCTGGATCCCCATACCGCCGTCGGCGTCAACGTGGCGCGGCACCAGCCGCATTCCGGTACGCCGATGATTACGTTGGGCACTGCCCATCCGGCCAAGTTCCCGGCCGCCGTCAAGGATGCCTCGGGTGTCGACCCGGCGCTGCCCAGCTGGCTGGCCGACCTCTATTCCCGTGAGGAGCGCCTCAGCGTCCTTGCCAACGACCAGCAAGCGGTCGAACACTTCATCGCGGCGCGTACGCGCGCTGTCTGA
- a CDS encoding M16 family metallopeptidase, with the protein MSLQSTTLDNGMVVLTDDMPHLESASLGVWVKAGARSERKAEHGISHLLEHMAFKGTTSRNALQIAEAIENVGGDLNAATSIEHTGYFARVLKEDVVLAADILSDILQNSLFEDDELTREKQVIVQEIGAARDNPDDHVFDLFQAAAFPTQPIGRTILGTVDSVREFTPDTIRKYMSRNYVGDHMVMAAAGNVDHDGLVEVAKERFATLKPNGAPAPQRAEYQGGEERLISDHEQAHIVVGFEGRAYNADGFYAAQVLASILGGGMSSRLFQEVREKRGLCYSVYSFHWAFADSGVFGVAAATGEEEVADLVPVVLDELKRATESITDEEVIRVRNQIRAGLLMSLESPSARAGQLARQQILWGRPIPMQETVDRINAITAKRVQDIAEQIFTKGAPTLAGIGPIGNLADVEAIGEHLKR; encoded by the coding sequence GTGAGCTTACAATCGACGACCCTTGATAATGGCATGGTGGTCCTCACCGACGACATGCCACACCTCGAAAGCGCCTCGCTGGGGGTTTGGGTCAAGGCCGGCGCCCGCTCCGAGCGCAAGGCCGAGCATGGCATTTCCCACCTGCTCGAACATATGGCCTTCAAGGGCACCACCTCGCGCAACGCGCTACAGATCGCCGAGGCCATCGAGAATGTCGGCGGCGACCTCAATGCCGCGACCTCCATCGAACACACCGGCTATTTCGCCCGCGTGCTCAAGGAAGACGTGGTGCTGGCCGCCGATATCCTCAGCGATATCCTGCAGAATTCGCTGTTCGAGGATGACGAACTGACCCGCGAGAAGCAGGTCATCGTCCAGGAGATCGGCGCTGCGCGCGACAACCCCGACGATCACGTCTTCGACCTGTTTCAGGCTGCCGCCTTCCCGACCCAGCCGATCGGCCGCACGATTTTGGGCACCGTGGATTCGGTCCGCGAATTCACCCCCGACACCATCCGCAAATATATGAGCCGCAACTATGTGGGCGACCACATGGTGATGGCCGCCGCCGGCAATGTGGACCACGATGGTCTTGTCGAGGTGGCCAAGGAACGCTTCGCCACCCTCAAGCCGAACGGCGCCCCGGCGCCGCAGCGCGCCGAGTACCAGGGCGGCGAAGAGCGTCTAATCTCGGATCACGAACAGGCCCATATTGTCGTCGGCTTCGAAGGCCGAGCCTACAATGCCGACGGTTTCTATGCCGCGCAGGTGCTGGCCTCGATCCTGGGCGGTGGCATGAGCTCGCGCCTGTTTCAGGAAGTCCGCGAAAAGCGCGGCCTGTGCTACTCGGTCTATTCCTTCCACTGGGCCTTTGCCGATAGCGGCGTCTTCGGCGTTGCTGCCGCGACGGGCGAAGAGGAAGTGGCCGATCTGGTGCCGGTCGTTCTCGATGAGCTCAAGCGCGCCACCGAAAGCATCACCGACGAGGAAGTCATCCGCGTCCGCAACCAGATCCGCGCCGGTCTCCTGATGTCGCTTGAAAGCCCGTCGGCCCGTGCCGGCCAGCTGGCGCGCCAGCAGATCCTCTGGGGTCGTCCCATCCCGATGCAGGAGACAGTGGATCGCATCAACGCCATCACTGCCAAGCGCGTGCAGGATATCGCCGAGCAGATATTCACCAAGGGGGCGCCAACGCTGGCTGGCATCGGCCCCATCGGTAATCTCGCCGATGTCGAGGCCATCGGCGAACACCTCAAGCGCTAG
- a CDS encoding GNAT family N-acetyltransferase yields MSKAVLWPWSSPTSLITLRGQRVLLRLPVLSDYEPWYTLRHSSRDFLKPFEPRWTEADLGRKVFATRVKRAREEAEEGTDYSFFIFLPQGQHETLVGGVTLSNVRRRAAQFVNLGYWMGRQFAGKGLMTEAVSTCLPFVFDTLDLHRIHAAFLPGNAASRKVLEKNGFIEEGFAEKYLQINGRWEDHVLFGLTKERYEMARYARRTV; encoded by the coding sequence ATGAGCAAGGCGGTGCTGTGGCCCTGGTCGTCGCCGACATCGCTGATCACGCTGCGCGGCCAGCGGGTGCTGCTGCGTCTGCCGGTGCTGTCCGATTACGAGCCGTGGTATACCTTGCGGCACAGCAGCCGAGACTTCCTCAAGCCGTTCGAGCCGCGCTGGACCGAGGCCGATCTCGGCCGCAAGGTATTCGCCACCCGCGTCAAGCGCGCTCGAGAAGAGGCGGAGGAGGGGACGGACTATTCCTTCTTCATCTTCCTGCCTCAGGGTCAGCATGAGACGCTGGTCGGTGGCGTGACCCTGTCCAATGTGCGCCGCCGCGCCGCCCAGTTCGTCAATCTCGGCTACTGGATGGGCCGGCAATTTGCCGGCAAAGGCCTGATGACCGAGGCGGTCTCGACCTGCCTGCCGTTTGTCTTCGATACGCTCGACCTGCACCGCATCCATGCCGCTTTTCTGCCAGGCAATGCGGCCTCGCGAAAAGTGCTGGAAAAGAACGGCTTCATCGAAGAGGGCTTTGCGGAGAAATACCTGCAGATCAACGGTCGCTGGGAAGATCACGTGCTGTTCGGCCTGACCAAGGAACGCTACGAAATGGCGCGTTACGCCCGCCGGACCGTCTGA
- a CDS encoding GntR family transcriptional regulator codes for MAEPKDDTIAVRISKVLAERIIAGSLEPGARLRQDHIAEEFGASHVPVREAFRLLEAQGLAISEPRRGVRVAAFDLAEVKEVAEMRAALEVLALRHAAPHLTSAILDQAEAANRAGEKSRDVRSWEEANRVFHRTILTPCGMPRLLAAIDDLHAASARFLFAAWRTEWEVRTDQDHLAILAALRSGQIDAAVATLGRHVQWIGQKPVRTASGATREAFAIVG; via the coding sequence ATGGCAGAGCCCAAAGACGACACCATCGCCGTCCGCATCAGCAAGGTGCTCGCCGAGCGCATCATCGCCGGTTCGCTTGAGCCCGGCGCCAGATTGCGGCAGGACCATATCGCTGAGGAGTTCGGCGCCAGCCACGTCCCAGTGCGCGAAGCCTTTCGCCTGCTCGAAGCCCAGGGGCTGGCGATCAGCGAGCCCCGTCGCGGCGTCCGCGTGGCGGCTTTCGATCTGGCCGAGGTCAAGGAAGTCGCCGAAATGCGCGCGGCCCTCGAAGTGCTGGCGCTCCGCCACGCCGCCCCGCATCTGACCAGCGCCATCCTCGACCAGGCCGAGGCCGCCAATCGGGCCGGCGAAAAGTCGCGCGACGTTCGCTCCTGGGAAGAGGCCAACCGCGTCTTTCACCGCACCATCCTCACCCCCTGCGGCATGCCGCGGCTTCTCGCCGCCATCGACGACCTGCATGCCGCCAGCGCCCGCTTCCTGTTCGCAGCCTGGCGGACCGAATGGGAAGTTCGCACCGACCAGGACCATCTGGCCATCCTCGCCGCCCTGCGCAGCGGCCAGATCGACGCTGCGGTCGCTACGCTGGGCCGCCACGTCCAATGGATCGGCCAGAAGCCCGTTCGCACTGCCTCCGGCGCCACCCGCGAAGCCTTCGCCATCGTTGGCTAA
- a CDS encoding biotin transporter BioY, which produces MNTTAASSLDAYSPLRLQSRSLTWQVAAVLLGTLFLAAMSYIEVPMLPVPMNMQTFGVAMVGALYGWRLGGITVIAWLIEAALGAPVLSGGAAGAIHFVGPTAGYLFAFPIVAGLVGWLAERGWNGSKPLLAFVAALAGNALCLAIGGAWLATSIGVDQALIYGVVPFLSGAALKSALGAAVLFVLHRATTKGAH; this is translated from the coding sequence ATGAACACCACCGCTGCCTCAAGTCTCGATGCCTATAGCCCGCTGCGCCTGCAGAGCCGTTCCCTGACCTGGCAGGTTGCCGCCGTCCTCCTCGGTACGCTGTTCCTGGCCGCTATGTCCTATATCGAGGTGCCGATGCTGCCAGTGCCGATGAACATGCAGACCTTCGGTGTAGCCATGGTCGGCGCACTCTATGGCTGGCGCCTGGGCGGCATCACCGTCATCGCCTGGCTGATCGAAGCGGCGCTGGGCGCACCTGTCCTGTCAGGTGGCGCAGCTGGGGCCATCCACTTCGTCGGCCCGACTGCCGGTTACCTCTTTGCCTTCCCCATTGTGGCTGGCCTGGTCGGCTGGCTCGCCGAGCGCGGCTGGAACGGCAGCAAGCCGCTGCTCGCCTTCGTCGCCGCCCTGGCCGGCAATGCCCTCTGCCTCGCCATTGGCGGCGCCTGGCTGGCGACCTCCATCGGTGTCGACCAGGCCCTGATCTACGGCGTCGTGCCGTTCCTCTCGGGCGCCGCACTCAAGTCGGCGCTGGGCGCCGCCGTCCTCTTCGTGCTGCACCGCGCCACCACCAAGGGCGCGCATTGA
- a CDS encoding DUF1284 domain-containing protein, protein MTIQLRAHHLLCMLTYIGRGYTPAFVANYDAIIVRLGGGETIELVDGPDDVCVPLLTEGEPHCHHDNVLERDRLARLAISDLLQTDLTRPFSLDEQVLSGLRAAFSTGQIRPACAGCEWAELCDSVAQSGYSGVRLNARLC, encoded by the coding sequence TTGACCATCCAACTGCGGGCGCATCATCTGCTCTGCATGCTGACCTATATAGGCAGGGGCTATACCCCTGCCTTCGTCGCGAATTACGACGCCATCATTGTCAGGCTCGGCGGTGGTGAAACGATCGAGCTGGTCGACGGGCCCGATGATGTCTGCGTGCCCCTGCTCACCGAGGGCGAGCCCCACTGCCATCACGACAATGTTCTGGAACGCGATCGGCTGGCCCGCCTCGCCATCAGCGATCTGCTGCAAACCGACCTGACGCGACCCTTCAGCCTGGATGAGCAGGTGCTCTCCGGCCTGCGCGCCGCCTTTTCCACCGGCCAGATCCGCCCGGCCTGCGCCGGCTGTGAATGGGCTGAGCTGTGCGATAGCGTTGCGCAATCCGGCTATTCCGGCGTCCGGTTGAACGCTCGGCTCTGCTAG